From a single Apium graveolens cultivar Ventura chromosome 2, ASM990537v1, whole genome shotgun sequence genomic region:
- the LOC141707716 gene encoding uncharacterized protein LOC141707716 isoform X1, whose amino-acid sequence MQELNLNKLAEALKPVSSVMKKPLTPCQAVDLLPVRRFTRVADLPPPSYKESNYFCEDLPCESIMGRSAEEELILEQESKNVIEAELEEKLLASIPKSPNQSRPTSMVMKGT is encoded by the exons ATGCAAGAGCTTAATCTCAACAAGCTGGCTGAGGCTCTAAAACCCGTCTCTTCG GTGATGAAGAAGCCCCTGACTCCATGCCAAGCTGTTGATTTATTGCCTGTCCGGAGGTTTACTCGTGTTGCTGATTTGCCGCCACCTAGTTACAAAGAA AGTAATTATTTCTGTGAAGATCTCCCTTGTGAAAGCATTATGGGAAGAAGTGCAGAAGAAGAGCTGATTCTGGAACAAGAATCCAAG AATGTGATAGAAGCTGAACTTGAAGAAAAATTGCTAGCTTCTATTCCGAAATCGCCAAATCAGAGCAGACCTACCAGTATGGTTATGAAG GGTACATAA
- the LOC141707716 gene encoding uncharacterized protein LOC141707716 isoform X2, translating to MKKPLTPCQAVDLLPVRRFTRVADLPPPSYKESNYFCEDLPCESIMGRSAEEELILEQESKNVIEAELEEKLLASIPKSPNQSRPTSMVMKGT from the exons ATGAAGAAGCCCCTGACTCCATGCCAAGCTGTTGATTTATTGCCTGTCCGGAGGTTTACTCGTGTTGCTGATTTGCCGCCACCTAGTTACAAAGAA AGTAATTATTTCTGTGAAGATCTCCCTTGTGAAAGCATTATGGGAAGAAGTGCAGAAGAAGAGCTGATTCTGGAACAAGAATCCAAG AATGTGATAGAAGCTGAACTTGAAGAAAAATTGCTAGCTTCTATTCCGAAATCGCCAAATCAGAGCAGACCTACCAGTATGGTTATGAAG GGTACATAA